A stretch of the Capsicum annuum cultivar UCD-10X-F1 chromosome 8, UCD10Xv1.1, whole genome shotgun sequence genome encodes the following:
- the LOC107839880 gene encoding glyoxylase I 4-like: MGKEIVRAESGDESTFNWSSDSSSSASSYEEHDMNSRMPLLALNHVSYVCKSVPKSVEFYQQVLGFDLIQRPSSFQFEGAWLFNHGIGIHLLGREDAASNKGKINPKDNHISFQCTDMDLIMQRLNDMEIEYATATVEEGGVTVDQLFFHDPDGYSTASSHGRELATEFAPLKKLFEFLFKGHDAEPPY; encoded by the exons ATGGGAAAAGAGATAGTAAGAGCAGAATCAGGTGATGAGTCGACCTTCAATTGGTCATCAGATTCATCATCCTCAGCATCTTCATATGAAGAACATGACATGAATAGCAGGATGCCTTTGTTGGCATTAAATCATGTTTCCTATGTATGCAAGTCAGTTCCCAAAAGTGTGGAGTTCTATCAGCAAGTTCTAGGATTTGATCTCATCCAGAGGCCCTCTTCCTTCCAATTCGAAGGAGCTTG GTTGTTCAACCACGGAATTGGAATACATTTGTTAGGAAGAGAAGATGCAGCATCAAATAAGGGGAAGATAAATCCAAAAGACAACCACATATCATTCCAATGCACAGATATGGACCTTATCATGCAGAGATTGAACGACATGGAAATTGAATATGCTACTGCTACTGTAGAGGAAGGTGGAGTTACTGTTGATCAGCTCTTCTTTCATGACCCAGATGG gtACTCCACAGCCAGCAGTCATGGTAgagaactggccacagagtttgctccacTCAAGAAGCTCTTCGAATTCTTGTTTAAGGGACATGACGCTGAACCGCCATACTAA
- the LOC107839877 gene encoding probable sodium/metabolite cotransporter BASS1, chloroplastic: MAISLCFFSPFTSNPIHHPTIPLYKPIITFPTPKIINPNSKKIKCIPENPHNLAVIQEKTKWENWLSIAASLYPVYVTVGGVVACLKPSTFSWFVKAGPTSYSLALWFIMLAMGLTLELNELINLLLQRPNSILLGCAAQYTIMPALGVILSKILGLPPSISVGLILLACCPGGTASNVVTLIAQGDVPLSIVMTACTTIAAVLLTPTLTKFLAGTYVPVDAFKLSISTLQVVVAPILVGSYMQHKFPKAVKIFTPFAPLLAVLATSLVSASIFSENVGRLRSSVVGMSFSSDLPLLSRAQNVLASEFGLVAVSVASLHFAGFFVGYLSAALASFSEPQRRAVSIEVGMQNSALGVVLATTHFSSPAVALPAATSAIIMNVMGSCLGFFWRCINPTQPKSSLEVTDKS; encoded by the exons ATGGCAATTTCCCTTTGCTTTTTTTCCCCTTTCACTTCAAATCCAATACACCATCCAACAATCCCCCTTTACAAACCCATCATCACTTTCCCAACTCCAAAGATTATAAACCCAAATTCCAAGAAAATAAAATGCATTCCTGAAAACCCTCATAATCTTGCTGTAATTCAAGAAAAAACCAAATGGGAAAATTGGTTGTCAATTGCAGCAAGTCTTTATCCTGTTTATGTTACTGTTGGTGGAGTTGTTGCTTGCTTAAAGCCATCAACTTTTTCATGGTTTGTTAAAGCTGGTCCTACTTCTTATAGTTTGGCTCTTTGGTTTATAATGCTCGCTATGGGTCTTACCTTGGAGCTCAATGAGTTAATCAACTTGTTATTACAAAGGCCAAATTCT ATTCTGTTGGGTTGTGCTGCTCAATATACTATTATGCCAGCCTTGGGAGTGATTCTCAGCAAAATCTTGGGTCTGCCTCCTTCCATTTCAGTCGGTCTGATATTGCTTGCCTGTTGCCCCGGAGGTACAGCGTCTAATGTG GTAACCTTAATTGCACAAGGAGATGTCCCGTTATCAATAGTGATGACAGCATGCACTACAATTGCTGCAGTGCTTCTCACTCCCACCTTGACAAAGTTTCTGGCAGGAACTTATGTTCCTGTGGATGCTTTCAAGCTTTCTATCAGCACGCTCCAG GTCGTGGTTGCCCCAATTCTCGTGGGTTCTTATATGCAGCACAAATTTCCGAAAGCCGTGAAAATTTTTACACCTTTTGCTCCCCTTCTCGCAGTCTTAGCTACATCTCTTGTTTCTGCCAG TATATTCTCTGAAAATGTTGGTCGTCTGAGATCTTCCGTGGTTGGCATGTCATTCTCTTCTGATTTGCCTCTACTCAGCCGTGCTCAGAATGTGCTAGCTAGTGAATTTGGGTTGGTTGCGGTGTCTGTCGCATCACTTCATTTTGCTGGTTTCTTTGTTGG GTATCTTTCTGCTGCTTTGGCCAGTTTTAGCGAACCTCAAAGACGAGCTGTATCCATCGAG GTGGGCATGCAAAATTCCGCCTTGGGCGTGGTTTTAGCGACCACCCATTTCTCTTCACCAGCAGTTGCATTACCTGCTGCAACTTCAGCGATCATTATGAACGTAATGGGTAGTTGTTTAGGCTTCTTTTGGAGATGTATTAACCCTACTCAACCGAAGAGTAGTCTTGAAGTGACtgataaatcatga
- the LOC107879403 gene encoding uncharacterized protein K02A2.6-like has protein sequence MTAPWPFVAWGMDVIESTEPKASNGHRFILIIVTDNATNLNSHLMQKVCQQFKIMYRNSTPYRPKANGAVKDASKNLKKILCKMVQGSRQWNEKLPFALLGYRTTVWTSIGATPYLLVYGTEVVIPAEIEIVSLRVVVEAEIDNDQWVKTHLEQLSLIDEKILTSIEAKGKFSPNWHGPFMVKKQLLNGALYLTDIEGKMEGMSINVDAVKRFYV, from the exons ATGactgctccatggccttttgtggcttggggaatggacgtAATTGAATCAACTGAACCAAAAGCCTCGAATGGACATAGGTTTatcttg ATAATTGTCACGGATAATGCTACAAATCTTAATAGCCATCTGATGCAAAAAGTATGCCAGcaatttaagattatgtatcGAAATTCAACTCCTTATCGTCCAAAGGCGAATGGAGCTGTAAAAGATGCCAgcaagaacttaaagaaaatactcTGTAAGATGGTGCAGGGTTCCCGACAATGGAATGAAAAGTTACCTTTTGCTTTATTGGGTTATCGTACTACAGTTTGGActtcaattggtgcaactccttacttgTTGGTGTACGGAACTGAAGTAGTTATACCTGCGGAGATTGAAATTGTATCTCTTCGAGTAGTTGTAGAAGCTGAAATTGATAATGACCAATGGGTCAAGACTCATTTGGAGCAATTAAGTTTGATTGATGAGAAAATATTAACATCA ATTGAAGCCAAaggcaaattttctcctaattggcatggaccattcatggtgaagaaacAGTTACTTAATGGCGCGTTATATCTGACTGACATAGAAGGCAAAATGGAAGGAATGTCGATCAATGTTGATGCAGTTAAAAGAttttatgtatga